From a single Gadus morhua chromosome 3, gadMor3.0, whole genome shotgun sequence genomic region:
- the bglapl gene encoding bone gamma-carboxyglutamate (gla) protein, like, translating to MKTLVLLSICGLLTVCWTTGVVEPEAVDDPDLDDAGEAAPDVADPSAAPDADTPSSSESDSPSDSSSSSSSSSSSSSESSESDSAASDSSSSSSSSSSSSSSSESSSSEATGAPALAEAPQVIMKRDLAAVLLRRRRATSTLSPLQTESLREVCELHDGCDEMAETEGIVAAYTAYYGPVPF from the exons ATGAAGACCCTGGTCCTTCTCAGCATCTGTGGCCTCCTGACCGTCTGCTGGACAACAGGAG TGGTGGAGCCTGAGGCGGTGGATGATCCTGATCTGGACGACGCTGGCGAGGCAGCCCCTGATGTGGCAGACCCCTCCGCCGCCCCCGACGCCGATACGCCTTCGTCTTCCGAATCCGATTCCCCGTcggactcctcttcctcttcatcctcatcatcgtcatcgtcatctgAATCCTCAGAGTCAGACTCGGCCGCCTCTgactcgtcgtcgtcgtcctcctcctcctcctcctcctcctcttcgtccgagtcctcctcctctgaggccACGGGCGCTCCTGCCCTCGCTGAAG CTCCCCAGGTGATTATGAAGAGGGACCTAGCCGCCGTtctcctgaggaggaggagagccaccAGCACACTCAGCCCTCTCCAGACAGAAAG cctgagGGAAGTGTGTGAGCTGCACGACGGCTGTGACGAGATGGCGGAGACCGAGGGCATTGTTGCTGCGTACACCGCCTACTACGGACCTGTGCCCTTctag
- the slc34a2a gene encoding solute carrier family 34 member 2a yields MGPRLEPIQDRNGRQMENGSNELKQRGVSMAAAHSTVALIEEEASEDPWDLPELKDSGTPWSALSTGGKVLRVLVSVGKLLLLLCFLYMFICSLDILSSAFQLVGGKAAGDIFQDNSVLANPLAGLVIGVLVTLLVQSSSTSSSIVVSMVSSGLLTVQLAVPIIMGTNIGTSVTNTLVAMTQAGDRSTFRRAFAGATVHDFFNWLSVLVLLPLEVATGYLYIITKLIIDSFNIQSGEAPALLNVITDPLTEAIIQLDQSVISGIATGDPEARNRSLIKTWCKTFTNTTLMNVTVPGPENCTSPSLCWEDGNLTYTLKNVSETYNIEKCKHLFVGVALSDLAVGLILLALSLLVLCSCLILIVKLLNSMLRGQVAMVIKKILNTDFPFPFGWVTGYIAILVGAGMTFIVQSSSVFTSAITPLVGIGVISIERAYPLSLGANIGTTTTAILAAMASPGETLGNALQIALVHFLFNISGIILWYPIPFTRIPIRLAKGLGNITASYRWFAGVYILACFFVLPLGIFALSMAGWEALVGVGVPLVVLLVVAAVINVLQRRRPGWLPALLRSWDFLPLWAHSLEPWDRVVTVLAAKCCCCCKCCQVAPDDPEELGDECCTEPEGKTQEAGTYDNPSMSEEEEEAERVRKMELKILNSSRL; encoded by the exons ATGGGCCCTAGACTGGAGCCCATACAGGACAGGAATGGGAGACAGATGGAAAATGGATCCAATG AGCTGAAACAGAGAGGTGTTTCCATGGCAGCAGCCCACTCCACGGTGGCTCTGATAGAGGAAGAGGCGTCAGAGGACCCTTGGGACCTACCAGAACTGAAGGACAGTGGGACGCCCTGGTCAG cccttAGTACTGGGGGGAAGGTGCTGAGGGTGCTGGTGTCAGTGGGgaagctgctcctgctgctgtgCTTCCTGTACATGTTCATCTGCTCCCTGGATATCCTCAGCTCTGCATTCCAGCTGGTTGGAG GCAAGGCAGCAGGGGACATCTTCCAGGACAACTCGGTGCTGGCAAACCCACTGGCCGGCCTGGTGATCGGAGTGCTGGTCACCCTGCTGGTGcagagctcctccacctcctcctccatcgtgGTCAGCATGGTCTCCTCCGGGT TGTTGACGGTCCAGCTGGCGGTGCCCATCATCATGGGTACCAACATCGGAACCTCCGTCACCAACACCTTGGTTGCCATGACGCAGGCCGGCGACCGCAGCACATTTCGCAG GGCGTTTGCTGGGGCCACGGTGCATGACTTCTTCAACTGGCTGTctgtgctggtgctgctgccccTCGAAGTTGCCACGGGTTACCTGTACATCATCACCAAACTCATCATAGACTCCTTCAACATCCAGAGTGGAGAAGCCCCAGCCCTGCTGAACGTCATCACGGACCCCCTCACAGAGGCCATCATACAG ttggaCCAGTCTGTCATTAGTGGCATAGCCACTGGAGATCCGGAAGCAAGAAACAGGAGTCTCATCAAGACCTGGTGCAAAACGTTCACAAACACA ACGTTAATGAACGTGACAGTTCCTGGTCCGGAGAACTGCACCTCTCCGTCTCTATGCTGGGAAGACGGCAACCTTACCTACACTCTGAAGAACGTCTCTGAGACATACAACATTGAGAAAT GTAAGCACTTGTTTGTGGGCGTGGCCCTGTCCGACCTGGCCGTGGGGCTGATCCTGCTGGCGCTGTCCCTGCTGGTGCTCTGCTCctgcctcatcctcatcgtcaagCTGCTCAACTCCATGCTCAGGGGTCAGGTCGCCATGGTGATCAAGAAGATCCTGAACACAG aTTTTCCATTTCCCTTTGGCTGGGTGACTGGGTACATTGCTATCTTGGTGGGAGCGGGAATGACCTTCATTGTGCAGAGCAGCTCTGTCTTCACCTCCGCCATCACCCCACTTGTTG GGATTGGAGTCATCAGCATAGAGAGAGCCTATCCACTGTCTCTGGGCGCTAACAttggcaccaccaccaccgccatacTGGCAGCCATGGCCAGCCCTGGAGAGACACTGGGCAACGCCTTACAG ATCGCCCTGGTCCACTTCCTGTTCAACATCTCCGGCATCATCCTCTGGTACCCGATCCCGTTCACCCGCATCCCCATCCGCCTGGCCAAAGGCCTGGGGAACATCACCGCCTCCTACCGCTGGTTCGCCGGTGTCTACATCCTCGCCTGCTTCTTCGTCCTGCCCCTTGGCATCTTCGCCCTCTCCATGGCCGGGTGGGAGGCGTTGGTGGGGGTGGGCGTCCCGCTGGTTGTCTTGCTGGTGGTCGCCGCGGTGATCAACGTGCTGCAGCGGCGGCGTCCCGGCTGGCTGCCCGCGCTGCTGCGCTCCTgggacttcctgcctctctgGGCGCACTCTTTGGAGCCCTGGGACAGGGTGGTTACCGTCCTCGCCGCcaagtgctgctgctgttgcaaGTGCTGCCAGGTCGCCCCCGACGACCCTGAAGAGCTGGGGGATGAGTGTTGCACGGAGCCGGAGGGGAAAACGCAGGAGGCAGGGACGTATGATAACCCCTCgatgagcgaggaggaggaggaggcggagcgcgTGAGGAAAATGGAGCTGAAGATTCTGAACTCAAGTCGTCTCTGA